The sequence GGGCGGCAGGCCGAAGGCCCGGGGCAGCTGGCCCACGAGGATGATGGCGCCGATGCCCGCGGTGAAGCCGGCGATCACGGGGACCGGGACGAAGCGGATCAGCTTGCCCAGCCCGAGGACGCCGGTGAGGAGCTGCAGGGCACCGGTCACCAGGCCGATGACGAGCAGCCCCCCGAGGCCGTGGTTCTCCACCGCCGAGGCGATCAGCACCGCCATCGCCGCAGCGGGGCCGCTCACGGCGAGCGGCGTGCCGTTGAAGAGGGCGCAGGCGATACCCGCGACGATCGCGGTGACGAGGCCCACCTCCGGCGCGACGCCGGAGGCCAGGGCGATTGCCAGGGAGAGGGGGATGGCGACGCACGCCACCGTGAGGCCGGAGACGACGTCCTCGCGGAGGTAGCGCGGGGAGAGCATGGCCTTCCACTGGGGAAGGAGCTGGGAGAAGCCGAGGTCGAGACGCAATCCTGCCGTGCGCGGCTTCTGCCGCGTGGTTGCCGAAATCTGGTTCATCTGTCCGTTTGACTCGCTCGTTGGCTCGCGGGCCTGGCCGGCGCGGGCACATACCGGTGCCGGCGCGGGTGGACCGCGGACGAAAATCCGCTGACGAGCCGAGCGGCGCGCACACGTCTGCCCGGTACTCCCCGCGCTCGTTGCCGCAGGAGCGGAAACGACGACGAGGGGACTGCCACGGCCCAACCGCTTCGAAGCGGAGGGCGTAGCCCGGGTGTACGCGTGGCGTCACCGCACGGCGCTGCTTGCACGAGCGCCCGGCATCCGTGGATGCGAGGCGTTCGACGCTGCTTTCAGGCGGCGAGCGATTGTTCTTGGGTGTCGTCGGGACCGACGTGCCTGCGGAGCAGGAGACGGCGCCTGCGCTGCGGGGTCCGCTTTACCGGCGGCGCCTGCCGCTCACGCCTGCGCGCGGGGCTGGACCTGCCGGTGCGCCGGCGCCGGGGAGGCTGCCGGGACCCTACCTGGGCCGAACGCCGCACGCCCACGTGGTGCATCCGGACCTTCTCCTCCTCCTCGAAGACACCGCCCACCGGCGCGGGGCCGGACGGATCGATGGGCACCAGGCGCATCGACGGGGGAGCGCCGAAGGCCATCGCCAGGGTGAGGAGGAAGCTGATCCAGAGAGGGGCGTTCATGACGTTGCGGTGCGTAAGGATGCGGGCCCGTAACACGGGTTGCGAAGAGAAATTTCCTTTTTTGGGATCCGGTTCGGGGAGGGCGCGCCAACGGAAACGTTGGTTGCGATGCGAAAGGGCAGCGTGCTACGTTGCGCCGCTTTCCGGGGGGCTCTCCCGGCTGACTTCCTTACCCGAGAATCGGCCCATGGAACTCGCGATCTCCATCCTGCACGTGCTCGTCTGCATCTTCCTCGTCCTGACCATCCTGCTGCAGGCGGGCAAGGGCGCGAGCGTCGGCGCCGCCTTCGGCGGTGCCGGCAGCCAGACCGTCTTCGGCGGCCGCGGCGCGCAGACCTTCCTCAGCAAATTGACCACCGCCGCAGCGGCGATCTTCTTCATCACCTCGCTGGCGCTCTCCTACGCCTCGACTGCCGGCGGTACCGGCTCGCTCCTCGAGGGCGAGACCGCGGCGCCCGCAGCCGCGCCGGCCCCGACCACCGGCGAGGCCAAGCCCGAGACCCCGCCCACCACCAGGGCCCCTGCCGACGCAGGTGGCGCGCAGCCCGAGGCGGTCGAGCCCGCCCCCGAGGCGGCAGAGCCTGCGCCCGCAGCGGAGTAGGCCTCTCCCGGTGGGAGATGAAAACGGGGTCCACGCTACGGCGTGCGACCCCGTTTTCGTTTTTCCGGGGGCGGGAGGAACTCCAGGCCGGCGGCACCGGCGCCCGTCGGAGAATGGCCCTGCGCCGGCGGAAGAGGGCCGATCGCACGCTGGTTCAAAAAAACGAGCGACGACGAAAAAAGAAGTTGCACGCCCCCGGGGGCGTTGGTAAACACCCGCTCACTTCGGCGGCGACGCCGGAAGCAAAAAGCCAAGTGAATATGCCCAGGTGGTGGAATTGGTAGACACACCATCTTGAGGGGGTGGCGCCGCAAGGCGTGCGAGTTCGAGTCTCGCCCTGGGCACCAAAGAGAGGGGAATCCGAGTCATCGGGTTCCCCTTTCGCTTGTGCTCCGATCGCTTCCTCCCCGCGGGACCGGATCCATCCGGGGCGTCCCCTCCCCGCCGCAGCTGCGATGCGCAACCTCCCTGCCGGAGGTCTCCCATGCACGCGGATTGGCCGGCGCTGCCCTACGACAGCTGGAAGGACACCCTCGCCACGCTCCATCGATGGACGCAGGTCGCGGGCAAGGTCCAGCTCGCCTTGACGCCCCTCGTGAACCATTTCTGGAACGCGGGGATGCGCGTGGGCGTCCGTGGCCTCACCAGCGGCCCGATCTGCGTGCAGGGG is a genomic window of Vulgatibacter sp. containing:
- the secG gene encoding preprotein translocase subunit SecG translates to MELAISILHVLVCIFLVLTILLQAGKGASVGAAFGGAGSQTVFGGRGAQTFLSKLTTAAAAIFFITSLALSYASTAGGTGSLLEGETAAPAAAPAPTTGEAKPETPPTTRAPADAGGAQPEAVEPAPEAAEPAPAAE